From a region of the Marinomonas mediterranea MMB-1 genome:
- a CDS encoding Crp/Fnr family transcriptional regulator, with product MNNIIKYFFSQELGLSAEQADYLACLFSKSCLPKGKLVVGEGERWNKAMFIDSGLLRFFYSTGEGKEYNKGFFFDQDFIWPVTPSAQSEPSLFSIETLSSTVVYMSDFHELRSHLKVLGAWEAFALPYVEKLVEQKFKREYDFLVLDAQTRFYQLTQRFGERIDKIPDYHLASYLGITNVALSRIRKRLTAQDVWLTN from the coding sequence ATGAATAATATTATCAAATACTTTTTTTCTCAAGAGTTAGGGCTTTCTGCTGAACAGGCTGATTACTTAGCGTGTTTATTCTCTAAAAGCTGTCTTCCAAAAGGGAAGTTAGTGGTCGGAGAAGGAGAACGCTGGAATAAAGCGATGTTTATTGACTCTGGCTTATTACGATTTTTTTATTCTACTGGTGAAGGAAAAGAATACAATAAGGGATTTTTCTTTGATCAGGATTTTATTTGGCCTGTTACGCCGTCAGCGCAGAGTGAGCCTTCCCTATTTAGTATTGAAACACTATCATCTACCGTAGTTTATATGTCTGATTTTCATGAATTAAGGTCACATTTAAAAGTGCTTGGTGCTTGGGAAGCATTTGCTCTTCCTTATGTAGAAAAGCTGGTGGAGCAAAAATTTAAACGTGAGTACGATTTTTTAGTTCTTGACGCTCAAACTAGGTTTTATCAATTAACTCAGCGTTTTGGTGAACGCATTGATAAAATCCCCGATTATCATTTAGCTTCTTATCTAGGTATAACCAATGTGGCGCTCTCTCGAATCAGGAAGCGGCTCACTGCTCAGGATGTTTGGCTTACTAATTGA
- a CDS encoding RNA methyltransferase, whose product MGVIFHVPMGLDVSNDTLPDCFSKIGCLGMQGEPLSSPDFKACDCYIFGNEARGVREVNLML is encoded by the coding sequence ATGGGCGTGATATTTCATGTGCCAATGGGACTGGACGTGTCTAACGATACCTTGCCAGACTGTTTCTCCAAAATCGGTTGCTTGGGTATGCAAGGCGAACCGTTAAGCTCGCCGGATTTTAAAGCGTGTGATTGCTATATATTCGGCAACGAAGCTCGGGGAGTGCGAGAGGTAAACTTGATGCTTTGA
- a CDS encoding NAD(P)/FAD-dependent oxidoreductase gives MKQRCVIVGGGHAGAQVSTSLRKLGWEGKITVFTNEYSFPYHRPPLSKSFLLGNTTEHELLIRPEIAYAKDDIDVLINQEVRDIYPERHSLVMQDGSNIHYDKLVLCMGSKMRRLDVLGSDLRGIFYIKTIRDIRMLSEYLEGGQKNIVMVGGGYVSLETAAVLRKMGHLVTILVRSNRILNGSTSAPVSDFLLEQHTRNGVNIVTQKSVSHFVEDSDSAEHKMRQVICTDGSRYGADLVVIGVGSDADSELARKAGLDVTDGIVVDQYGRTSQEDIFAAGDCTSQLQSNGIAMQIASVPNALEQAKSVASTICGKPKSSNAVQWFWSDQYENKLQMAGLNHGHDQTVLREKSHDQFSLWYLRDGRVIASECINSPADFMLSKRMIAAKTCVPSHVLADVSCSLNEYAKPVKRMSEA, from the coding sequence ATGAAGCAGCGCTGTGTGATTGTTGGTGGAGGGCATGCGGGTGCTCAGGTGAGTACCAGTTTAAGAAAGCTCGGTTGGGAAGGAAAAATTACTGTGTTCACAAACGAATATAGTTTCCCATATCACCGCCCACCGCTGTCGAAGAGTTTTTTACTTGGTAACACGACGGAGCATGAGCTACTAATTCGCCCAGAAATAGCATACGCGAAAGATGATATAGATGTTCTTATTAATCAAGAGGTTAGGGATATTTACCCTGAGCGTCATAGTCTGGTTATGCAGGATGGTTCTAATATTCACTACGATAAACTCGTGCTGTGCATGGGGAGTAAAATGCGACGTTTGGATGTGCTTGGATCGGATCTGCGAGGTATTTTTTACATCAAGACGATACGCGATATTCGTATGTTGAGTGAATACCTTGAGGGTGGGCAGAAAAACATTGTGATGGTAGGTGGTGGATATGTGTCTTTGGAAACAGCCGCCGTATTAAGAAAAATGGGGCACTTAGTGACTATTTTGGTTCGTAGTAACCGAATACTAAATGGCTCAACTTCTGCCCCTGTCTCAGATTTTCTCCTAGAACAGCATACTCGCAATGGCGTCAATATAGTGACTCAGAAAAGTGTGAGTCATTTTGTAGAAGACAGCGACAGTGCAGAACATAAGATGCGCCAAGTGATTTGTACGGATGGATCTCGTTATGGCGCGGACCTTGTTGTTATCGGCGTTGGATCTGATGCCGATAGTGAACTGGCACGGAAAGCGGGGTTAGATGTAACTGATGGCATTGTCGTCGACCAATATGGCCGCACCAGTCAAGAAGATATCTTTGCTGCAGGAGATTGTACTTCTCAATTGCAAAGCAACGGCATTGCTATGCAAATTGCCTCTGTACCGAATGCACTAGAACAAGCGAAAAGTGTTGCATCGACAATCTGTGGTAAGCCGAAAAGCTCGAATGCAGTGCAATGGTTCTGGTCTGACCAATATGAGAACAAACTACAAATGGCTGGCCTGAATCATGGCCATGATCAAACCGTTTTACGCGAGAAAAGCCACGATCAATTTAGTCTATGGTATTTACGCGACGGTAGAGTCATTGCTTCAGAATGCATTAATTCCCCAGCAGACTTTATGCTATCTAAAAGAATGATCGCCGCGAAGACCTGTGTGCCTTCTCACGTGTTAGCCGATGTAAGCTGTTCTCTGAATGAGTATGCCAAACCCGTTAAACGGATGAGTGAAGCTTGA
- a CDS encoding 2Fe-2S iron-sulfur cluster-binding protein codes for MPDITFIQHDGSRQTVFAKAGVTIMQAAMENMVEGLEAECGGSGSCATCHCYLSLGWHQKVQAPDSNEEQMLEMVIEPKEGSRLSCQVKVTDAHDGLIVHLPECQY; via the coding sequence ATGCCAGATATTACCTTTATCCAACATGATGGTAGCCGTCAGACTGTTTTTGCGAAAGCTGGGGTTACTATTATGCAGGCCGCGATGGAAAATATGGTGGAAGGGCTCGAAGCTGAGTGTGGCGGTTCCGGCAGTTGTGCAACCTGCCATTGTTACCTGAGTTTGGGTTGGCATCAAAAAGTACAGGCTCCAGACAGTAATGAAGAGCAAATGCTCGAAATGGTTATTGAGCCGAAAGAAGGCAGCCGTTTAAGTTGTCAGGTGAAAGTGACCGACGCACATGATGGACTTATCGTTCATTTGCCTGAATGTCAGTATTAA
- a CDS encoding carboxymuconolactone decarboxylase family protein: protein MTDSMNTLVTPLQRSDAPQLEPVFRGMEQNLGFLPNGILTMGKNPDLAVAFGGLFKCIDAFKHIPTELKWAIAMISSSAAGCMYCKSHFSHIATRTHVNRNKVMAAFEFQTSDFYNEAERAALAFAFANSTSPAHLDKEHFDELARYYSEEAAIEIAAIIAICGFLNRWNAAMDSQIEAAPRATLDEIEKQN from the coding sequence ATGACCGATTCAATGAACACCTTAGTAACCCCGCTGCAAAGGAGTGATGCTCCTCAATTAGAGCCTGTATTTCGCGGAATGGAACAAAATTTGGGCTTTTTACCGAATGGCATATTAACAATGGGAAAAAACCCAGATTTAGCGGTAGCGTTTGGTGGTTTGTTCAAATGTATCGATGCATTCAAACATATTCCGACAGAGCTCAAATGGGCGATTGCAATGATCAGTAGCTCAGCTGCGGGCTGCATGTATTGCAAAAGTCATTTCTCTCATATTGCGACCCGAACACACGTCAATCGAAATAAAGTAATGGCGGCCTTTGAATTTCAAACAAGTGATTTTTACAACGAAGCGGAACGGGCTGCACTGGCATTTGCGTTTGCTAATAGCACGTCGCCAGCGCACCTCGACAAAGAGCACTTTGACGAACTCGCCCGATATTACAGCGAAGAGGCGGCTATAGAAATCGCTGCAATTATCGCAATTTGCGGTTTTCTAAATCGCTGGAATGCTGCTATGGATAGTCAGATAGAAGCCGCTCCTAGAGCGACGTTAGATGAGATTGAAAAACAGAACTAA
- a CDS encoding alpha/beta fold hydrolase has translation MIEKLIHFINNDLLEGAADDLDQNTPLLELGILDSLSMVLLLAHIDQQYGVKIPEHEINPEHFENVATLAALINQLSKDETAEAMPQQENVSELARLVKLQETYNIESQMVEVGGGLTQHALRVKGNGPLWVMLPALGNPSTSWSPLLRSVQNRHNAVALDLAGFGLTQSNKDNPSFKDHVNNTLQYLETIEEQEWVLIANSAGSMVAAEVARRFPEKVKALVITGFGLVEDVEGWWQGLKAMSKKPEEFLEAAYYNPPKLTPDLNNLLNEVLSRPAYHNFLDTHAKERISHIFDGITVPTLFIAGNHDQIVPPEWSEKAAESMEDASVVRLSRCGHFSASERPEEFIWVVEDFLMKINQKQNMASQTNNQEASMA, from the coding sequence ATGATTGAAAAATTAATTCACTTTATAAACAATGATTTACTAGAAGGTGCTGCAGATGACCTTGATCAGAACACCCCTCTACTGGAACTGGGGATTCTAGATTCATTGTCTATGGTTTTGCTTCTAGCACACATAGATCAACAGTACGGAGTGAAGATTCCAGAACATGAAATCAATCCAGAGCATTTTGAAAATGTCGCTACACTCGCCGCGCTCATTAACCAGTTAAGCAAAGACGAAACCGCAGAGGCTATGCCTCAGCAAGAGAACGTGTCAGAGCTGGCTCGCCTAGTTAAGTTACAAGAAACCTACAACATAGAAAGTCAGATGGTTGAGGTCGGTGGTGGGCTCACGCAGCACGCTCTTCGCGTCAAAGGAAACGGTCCTTTATGGGTCATGTTGCCAGCCCTTGGCAACCCTTCTACCTCATGGTCACCGTTGTTACGTTCCGTTCAGAATCGACACAATGCAGTCGCGCTGGATCTGGCTGGATTCGGTTTAACACAAAGCAATAAAGACAACCCTTCGTTTAAAGATCATGTAAACAACACCCTTCAATATCTTGAAACGATTGAAGAGCAAGAGTGGGTATTGATTGCAAATTCGGCTGGGAGCATGGTCGCCGCCGAGGTTGCTCGCCGGTTCCCAGAAAAAGTTAAAGCCTTGGTCATCACAGGCTTTGGCCTTGTTGAAGATGTTGAAGGTTGGTGGCAAGGACTCAAAGCCATGTCTAAAAAGCCTGAGGAGTTTTTGGAAGCGGCTTACTATAACCCGCCGAAACTCACACCAGACTTAAACAACTTACTAAACGAAGTCTTATCTCGCCCCGCCTACCATAATTTCCTAGACACTCACGCAAAAGAGCGCATAAGCCATATCTTTGATGGCATTACGGTTCCAACGCTTTTTATTGCCGGTAATCACGATCAAATCGTTCCCCCTGAATGGAGTGAAAAAGCCGCTGAAAGCATGGAAGACGCGTCGGTAGTCCGTCTGTCTCGATGCGGTCACTTCTCAGCCTCAGAACGTCCTGAAGAATTTATCTGGGTCGTTGAGGACTTCTTAATGAAGATCAATCAAAAGCAAAACATGGCAAGTCAAACGAACAATCAAGAAGCGAGCATGGCATGA
- a CDS encoding NAD(P)/FAD-dependent oxidoreductase: MNTNANYDVVIIGSGPAGSLCGIECRKKGLSVLCIEKDEFPRFHIGESLTGNAGQIITDLGLYDKMEEAEFPNKLGVNVIGSLSKNEFFIPILAKTWQVRRSSFDKMLKEKALEHGVEYQTGMVTDVLRDGEKVVGATYKTAAGSQNVNSKVLVDASGQTTFLSRKGVAGKRKVEFFSQQIASFAHFENVERDLPPFSTNTTILYSKQYHWSWIIPISPTTDSLGVVIPKDLYYKECNSPEAAIEWGMNNISPELKRRFKNAEQVEASQSMADFSYRIEPFVGDGWLCIGDSHRFLDPIFSYGVSFGMKEGIRSAEAIATSIQTGDWKTPFYAFRDWSNKGQQIAADLIRYFWIYPIFFGYQMQNPDLRDEVIRLLGGCCFDCEGWKAPSIFSNAIKEYDRKQMETKIAS, translated from the coding sequence ATGAATACTAACGCAAATTACGATGTGGTTATCATTGGTAGTGGTCCAGCAGGCAGTTTGTGCGGCATCGAATGTCGAAAAAAAGGTTTATCCGTTCTTTGTATCGAGAAGGACGAATTCCCCCGCTTTCACATCGGAGAGTCATTAACCGGGAATGCAGGCCAAATCATTACTGACCTCGGCCTATACGACAAAATGGAAGAAGCTGAGTTTCCCAATAAATTGGGGGTTAACGTTATCGGCAGCTTATCTAAAAACGAGTTTTTCATTCCGATTCTGGCCAAGACTTGGCAAGTACGCCGAAGCAGTTTCGACAAGATGCTCAAAGAAAAAGCATTAGAGCACGGTGTAGAATATCAAACAGGGATGGTAACTGATGTACTTAGAGACGGTGAGAAAGTCGTCGGTGCTACCTATAAAACCGCCGCGGGCAGCCAAAACGTCAACTCAAAAGTGCTGGTCGATGCCAGTGGCCAAACCACGTTTCTCTCTCGTAAGGGCGTAGCGGGTAAACGTAAGGTGGAGTTCTTCTCTCAACAGATCGCATCATTCGCGCACTTTGAAAATGTCGAAAGAGATTTACCTCCGTTCTCCACTAACACAACGATTCTGTATTCCAAACAGTACCACTGGTCTTGGATTATTCCGATTTCCCCCACTACCGACAGCCTTGGTGTTGTTATTCCAAAAGACCTTTATTACAAAGAATGCAATTCTCCAGAAGCCGCAATCGAGTGGGGAATGAACAACATCAGTCCAGAACTGAAACGTCGCTTCAAAAATGCAGAACAAGTAGAAGCCTCTCAGTCTATGGCCGACTTCTCCTATCGCATCGAGCCTTTCGTTGGTGATGGCTGGCTATGCATTGGCGATTCTCATCGCTTCCTTGATCCAATTTTCTCCTACGGTGTGTCATTTGGCATGAAAGAAGGGATCCGTTCCGCTGAGGCGATCGCGACGTCCATTCAAACGGGTGACTGGAAAACTCCATTTTATGCGTTCCGTGATTGGAGTAACAAAGGCCAGCAGATTGCAGCAGACCTGATTCGTTATTTCTGGATTTATCCTATTTTCTTCGGTTATCAGATGCAAAACCCCGACTTGCGAGACGAAGTTATTCGCTTACTTGGTGGTTGCTGCTTCGATTGCGAAGGCTGGAAAGCACCCAGCATTTTCAGCAATGCAATCAAAGAATATGACCGCAAACAAATGGAAACGAAGATAGCGTCGTAA
- a CDS encoding sulfite exporter TauE/SafE family protein has protein sequence MNTRFVLIVASLWLAVLFGVMDNPTWLLQENWPIIFIAFASAAVANATAVGGGFIFLPLFSFAYSLSAAEALKLALATQAFGMSSGALGWSKKVIDFHFLKLGAGAGVLGMFIGTFLFTPPGHLIHNIFGYASIVVSLALFIEMIYIRKTDKTVFDEPNHSLVEFCIWALLGGLITAWTSIGIGEVVALWLLFRAKQSIVKSVATGVAVLAICSISGLLFHIYEGGIVWEYLIFTAPGVLLGGRAGALLGKRMAGVKKQQEPHSHNDNKGFGLKLFVALVIFADGIVVIFNQ, from the coding sequence GTGAATACTCGGTTTGTACTAATTGTCGCATCGCTATGGCTGGCAGTGTTATTTGGGGTAATGGACAACCCAACTTGGTTGCTTCAAGAAAACTGGCCTATCATTTTTATCGCTTTCGCCAGTGCCGCAGTCGCAAACGCAACCGCGGTGGGTGGCGGTTTTATCTTTCTGCCTTTGTTTTCGTTTGCATACAGTTTAAGTGCCGCCGAGGCATTAAAGCTGGCACTCGCAACGCAGGCATTTGGTATGTCGTCAGGTGCATTAGGCTGGTCTAAAAAAGTCATCGACTTCCATTTTCTGAAACTGGGCGCCGGAGCAGGTGTGCTCGGCATGTTTATAGGCACCTTCCTATTTACGCCTCCAGGCCATCTAATCCATAACATTTTCGGATACGCCTCCATTGTGGTGAGTCTGGCTTTGTTTATCGAGATGATCTACATCCGTAAAACAGATAAAACGGTCTTTGACGAGCCGAACCACAGTCTAGTGGAGTTCTGTATTTGGGCCTTACTCGGCGGCCTTATTACCGCTTGGACATCCATCGGCATTGGCGAAGTGGTCGCCCTATGGCTGCTATTTAGGGCAAAACAAAGCATCGTGAAAAGCGTTGCTACAGGCGTCGCAGTACTGGCGATTTGCTCCATCAGCGGTCTTCTATTTCACATTTACGAAGGCGGCATTGTTTGGGAATACCTTATCTTCACTGCTCCGGGTGTGCTGTTAGGCGGTCGTGCTGGCGCGCTGCTTGGTAAAAGAATGGCAGGCGTTAAAAAGCAGCAAGAGCCTCACAGTCATAATGACAACAAAGGATTTGGGCTAAAGCTGTTTGTCGCATTAGTCATCTTTGCGGATGGCATTGTGGTGATTTTCAACCAATAG
- a CDS encoding acyl-CoA dehydrogenase family protein, with protein MNFEWTHEQAELFEHALRFGKELSAPLQEDNGFPRDNWNALGDFGYFGLPIPEKYAKDGSGFDILTTIKIIEGLGQSCTDTGLLFAGAAHTFACSMPILEHGSETLKHQLLPDLATGRKIAANAISEASAGSDISNLATTAQKEGDYYVLNGGKSYVTNGSIADYYVVYATTNKKHGYLGQTAFVVPRNTPGISVGNDYHKLGLRSAPLNQVFFDNCTIHKDYALGREGQGARIFAASMDWERCCLFAIFVGAMQRDLNQCIEYANTRMQGDKTISRFQAVSHRIADMGVRLESARLMLYYAAWQKSQDVDNTKAVAMSKLAISEAFVQSGIDSIRVHGALGYLDEGRVNNSIKDALGSVLFSGTSDIQRELICNRLGLL; from the coding sequence ATGAATTTCGAATGGACACACGAACAAGCAGAACTTTTTGAGCACGCTTTACGCTTCGGTAAAGAGCTGAGCGCCCCCTTACAAGAGGATAACGGCTTCCCTCGCGACAACTGGAACGCACTTGGTGACTTCGGCTACTTCGGTCTTCCCATCCCAGAAAAGTATGCTAAAGATGGTTCGGGGTTTGACATACTCACCACAATCAAAATCATAGAAGGGTTGGGGCAAAGCTGCACTGATACAGGACTTTTGTTTGCTGGCGCTGCACACACTTTCGCTTGCAGCATGCCTATATTAGAGCACGGAAGCGAAACCTTAAAACACCAACTTTTACCCGATCTTGCTACTGGCAGAAAGATCGCAGCCAATGCTATTTCAGAAGCATCCGCGGGCTCCGATATATCAAACCTTGCGACAACAGCCCAAAAAGAAGGTGACTACTATGTCCTCAACGGCGGTAAGTCGTACGTCACAAACGGCAGTATTGCGGACTATTACGTGGTATATGCGACAACGAATAAAAAGCATGGCTACCTAGGCCAAACCGCGTTCGTAGTACCTCGAAATACACCAGGAATTTCTGTCGGCAACGATTACCACAAACTGGGATTGCGCTCGGCACCTCTTAATCAGGTTTTCTTCGACAATTGTACGATACACAAGGATTACGCACTTGGCAGAGAAGGACAAGGAGCAAGGATCTTCGCGGCTTCTATGGATTGGGAGCGCTGCTGCCTGTTTGCCATTTTTGTCGGTGCTATGCAAAGGGACCTCAACCAGTGCATCGAGTACGCAAATACGCGTATGCAAGGCGATAAGACAATTAGCCGATTTCAAGCCGTTTCTCACCGAATTGCGGATATGGGCGTTCGTCTGGAATCTGCTCGTTTAATGCTCTATTACGCAGCATGGCAAAAATCGCAAGACGTCGACAACACCAAAGCCGTTGCGATGAGCAAATTGGCCATCAGTGAAGCCTTTGTTCAATCCGGTATAGACAGTATTAGGGTACACGGTGCATTAGGCTACCTAGATGAAGGGCGAGTGAATAACAGTATTAAAGACGCTTTAGGATCTGTTCTATTTTCTGGCACCTCCGATATTCAACGAGAGTTAATCTGCAATAGGCTGGGGCTACTATGA
- a CDS encoding amino acid adenylation domain-containing protein, whose amino-acid sequence MKRLNYIFSAGMIAGEDNLAVSDTTESLTYKELNNITNQLVRTFQLLGVKEGDRVGLWLEKSCRGIACMLAISRLNASYVPIDPMNPLARVSTIIKDCQMSAIVISQGKLAKFIDSEHRELPLLIPDNLSLDDLNIHSDTNLSHVANWSDVRSQSSEHVDLDVTYSETDLAYILYTSGSTGVPKGVCINHLNACAFINWSIEEVEPRPEDRFSNHAPWHFDLSVFDIYVALGSGASVYLISEMVSYVPAQLVDFIEKNQISIWYSVPTALSLMMDAEPQLETRCSSLHTVIFAGEPFAIKKLKELRKRFPHKALYNFYGPTETNVSTYYKVPNEVPDKLPIGHVCSGDSLSLLDDNGTKVAIGEQGFITIKGPSVFSGYWGKTARTEDAYNTGDIGYFNDKGELMYVGRNDHMIKVKGYRIHLGEIETTIEKHPAIEECCVLLGEDKALHAYLVQQDDSALSLIKIKLHCSAHLPKYMLPDFVHFLPMLPRNGNGKVARKDLAALEVSA is encoded by the coding sequence ATGAAACGACTCAATTATATTTTTTCTGCTGGCATGATAGCAGGAGAGGACAACCTCGCTGTCTCCGATACAACTGAATCTTTGACTTATAAAGAGTTGAATAACATCACTAACCAGCTCGTTCGCACCTTTCAGCTGCTTGGTGTTAAAGAAGGTGATCGAGTCGGTTTATGGCTAGAAAAATCCTGCCGAGGGATCGCTTGTATGTTGGCTATCAGTCGCTTAAACGCAAGCTATGTGCCTATTGATCCGATGAACCCGCTTGCTCGAGTCAGTACGATTATCAAGGACTGCCAAATGTCGGCAATCGTAATATCACAAGGAAAATTAGCAAAGTTTATTGATTCCGAACACCGTGAATTGCCTTTGCTCATTCCTGACAACCTAAGTCTAGACGACTTAAATATTCACTCTGATACCAATTTGAGTCATGTTGCCAATTGGTCAGACGTACGCTCTCAATCAAGCGAGCATGTTGATCTTGATGTGACTTACAGCGAAACAGATCTTGCGTACATTTTATATACCTCAGGTTCTACAGGTGTGCCTAAAGGAGTCTGTATTAATCACCTAAACGCCTGCGCCTTCATTAATTGGAGTATTGAGGAAGTCGAGCCTCGTCCAGAAGACCGGTTCTCAAATCATGCCCCTTGGCACTTTGACCTGTCTGTTTTCGATATCTATGTTGCACTTGGTTCTGGTGCCAGCGTCTATCTTATCTCGGAGATGGTGAGTTACGTACCGGCTCAACTCGTCGATTTTATTGAGAAAAACCAGATCAGTATCTGGTACTCCGTGCCGACCGCGCTGTCCTTGATGATGGATGCAGAACCGCAGCTCGAAACACGCTGCAGTTCGTTACACACCGTTATCTTTGCCGGTGAACCTTTCGCAATCAAAAAGCTAAAAGAACTGCGAAAACGATTCCCACACAAAGCACTTTATAACTTCTACGGCCCGACAGAAACCAATGTAAGCACCTACTACAAAGTACCCAACGAGGTACCTGACAAGTTACCGATTGGGCACGTATGTAGCGGCGACAGCCTCTCTTTACTTGATGACAACGGCACAAAGGTCGCTATCGGAGAGCAGGGCTTTATTACGATAAAGGGCCCCAGTGTCTTCTCCGGTTATTGGGGTAAAACTGCGCGAACAGAAGACGCTTATAACACAGGAGACATTGGTTATTTCAATGATAAAGGCGAGCTGATGTATGTAGGACGAAACGACCATATGATAAAGGTCAAAGGCTATCGCATTCACCTTGGGGAAATCGAAACGACAATAGAAAAGCACCCAGCCATTGAGGAATGTTGTGTGCTACTTGGTGAGGATAAAGCACTCCATGCCTATTTGGTGCAGCAAGATGACAGTGCGCTTTCTCTCATCAAAATAAAGCTCCATTGCTCCGCCCACTTACCTAAATACATGCTGCCAGACTTTGTGCACTTTCTACCTATGCTTCCTCGCAACGGCAACGGAAAAGTCGCGCGCAAAGACCTCGCCGCACTAGAAGTCAGTGCTTAA
- a CDS encoding flavin-containing monooxygenase, with translation MKKRIAIIGAGLSGIAAIKQLTDEGHHVVCYEKAESFGGVFAAKKIYEDLHLTISNYFMAYSDFLPTEQSLKFWSKQEYVQYLKRYLAHFDIEKHIVYNHKVVNAEQNGDKWTVKVQSGSGEETESEFDMVVVCSGHFQEPKTPDLEGLSDFMGDIIHSNDYRDKMAFKGKRVMCVGLGESSADITSEISEVAEKCILSLRRYPAVAPRYMAFQEDPYFTIDTSWLTSRIVNKLPFSYHRGITKNIFHKYVNSRNLHLRIRGEWLHKSGPSIHQAVTKNERLFKPIAEGKVLPNIGGIERFEGNTVIFKDGTHEEIDAIVFCTGYKLSFPFLQHKIECMRDLYKQIFIPSVGSSLAFVGFVRPQQGGIPVIAEMQSRYLAQLASGVKSLPSLEKQKEVIMEDANHWETEYHITPHVASLVNYCHYMDSMARLVGCMPKTPSLLKDPLLRVKLLHNPQFAAQYRLEGPHPMSESSRDFLVNFPNISTWPRIIHFECALAMQKLLSFLSMDNLRELKK, from the coding sequence ATGAAGAAACGTATCGCAATTATTGGCGCGGGCCTGTCTGGAATCGCCGCAATTAAACAGCTTACAGATGAAGGCCATCATGTTGTCTGCTATGAAAAAGCAGAAAGCTTCGGTGGCGTGTTCGCAGCTAAAAAAATCTACGAAGATCTGCATCTAACCATTTCCAATTATTTTATGGCCTACTCCGACTTCCTACCCACAGAGCAAAGTCTGAAATTTTGGTCGAAACAGGAATATGTGCAATACCTAAAGCGTTACCTCGCTCACTTCGACATTGAAAAGCACATTGTCTACAACCATAAGGTCGTAAACGCGGAGCAGAATGGGGACAAATGGACAGTCAAAGTTCAATCGGGCTCAGGAGAAGAAACAGAGTCTGAATTTGATATGGTTGTTGTCTGCTCTGGCCACTTCCAAGAACCTAAAACACCCGATTTAGAAGGCTTGTCGGACTTTATGGGGGACATCATTCACTCTAACGATTATCGTGACAAAATGGCGTTTAAAGGCAAACGCGTCATGTGCGTTGGCCTTGGAGAAAGTTCTGCTGATATTACATCCGAAATATCAGAAGTAGCAGAAAAGTGTATTCTGTCACTGCGCCGATATCCTGCCGTCGCGCCGCGCTATATGGCCTTTCAGGAAGACCCCTATTTCACGATCGATACCTCTTGGTTGACCTCCAGAATTGTGAACAAACTCCCCTTCTCATACCACCGGGGAATCACAAAAAACATTTTTCACAAATACGTGAACAGCCGAAATCTACACTTAAGAATTCGTGGTGAATGGCTGCATAAATCCGGCCCTTCCATCCATCAGGCGGTTACCAAAAATGAGCGCCTGTTTAAGCCTATCGCCGAAGGAAAAGTATTACCAAATATCGGTGGTATAGAACGCTTTGAAGGCAACACGGTTATTTTTAAAGATGGTACACACGAAGAAATTGATGCCATCGTATTTTGCACAGGTTATAAACTTTCTTTCCCTTTCCTTCAGCATAAAATTGAGTGCATGAGGGACTTATACAAGCAAATCTTTATACCGAGTGTAGGCAGTAGCCTTGCGTTCGTGGGTTTTGTCAGACCTCAACAAGGTGGTATTCCCGTTATAGCGGAAATGCAAAGCCGCTATCTTGCACAGCTCGCCAGTGGAGTTAAATCTCTTCCTTCACTTGAGAAACAAAAAGAAGTCATCATGGAAGATGCCAATCACTGGGAAACTGAATATCACATTACACCGCATGTGGCGTCGCTGGTTAATTATTGCCATTACATGGACTCAATGGCTCGTCTAGTTGGCTGTATGCCGAAGACACCGTCTCTTCTAAAAGACCCGCTGCTAAGAGTGAAATTACTGCACAACCCGCAGTTTGCCGCCCAGTATCGACTGGAAGGCCCACACCCCATGTCGGAAAGCTCTCGCGACTTCCTAGTGAACTTTCCAAACATCAGCACTTGGCCTCGAATCATTCACTTCGAGTGCGCATTAGCGATGCAAAAACTACTTAGTTTTTTGAGCATGGACAATTTAAGAGAGTTAAAAAAGTAG